A single genomic interval of Salvelinus namaycush isolate Seneca chromosome 41, SaNama_1.0, whole genome shotgun sequence harbors:
- the LOC120034248 gene encoding rho GDP-dissociation inhibitor 1-like isoform X1: MAEQDPTPEQLAAIAAANEEAEGGVNYKPPAQKSLQEIQELDKDDESLRKYKEALLGNAAAVAVDPNAPNVQVTRLTLMCETAPLPLTLDLQGDLESFKKQSFVLKEGVEYKIKISFKVNKEIVSGLKYAQQTYRKGVKVDKSDYMVGSYGPRPAEYEFLTPLEEAPKGMLARGTYNIKSKFTDDDKHDHLSWEWNLNIKKEWKD; this comes from the exons ATGGCAGAGCAGGATCCCACCCCGGAACAGCTGGCGGCCATCGCAGCGGCCAACGAGGAAGCGGAGGGCGGGGTCAACTACAAGCCCCCCGCTCAGAAGAGTCTGCAGGAGATCCAGGAGCTGGACAAGGACGACGAGAGCCTGCGCAAGTACAAGGAGGCCCTGCTGGGGAACGCCGCCGCGGTTGCAG TAGACCCCAATGCTCCCAATGTCCAGGTGACACGCTTGACCCTGATGTGTGAGACGGCGCCGCTGCCCCTGACCCTTGACCTACAGG GAGACCTGGAGTCCTTTAAGAAACAGTCCTTTGTCCTGAAGGAAGGCGTGGAGTACAAGATAAAGATCAGCTTCAAG GTCAACAAGGAGATTGTGTCGGGACTGAAGTATGCCCAGCAGACCTACAGGAAAGGAGTCAAGG ttgACAAGTCAGACTACATGGTGGGGAGCTACGGGCCGCGGCCGGCAGAGTATGAGTTCCTGACCCCTCTGGAGGAGGCCCCTAAAGGCATGCTGGCACGCGGCACCTACAACATCAAGTCCAAGTTCACTGATGACGATAAGCACGACCACCTCTCCTGGGAGTGGAACCTTAATATCAAGAAAGAGTGGAAAGACTGA
- the LOC120034248 gene encoding rho GDP-dissociation inhibitor 1-like isoform X2: MAEQDPTPEQLAAIAAANEEAEGGVNYKPPAQKSLQEIQELDKDDESLRKYKEALLGNAAAVADPNAPNVQVTRLTLMCETAPLPLTLDLQGDLESFKKQSFVLKEGVEYKIKISFKVNKEIVSGLKYAQQTYRKGVKVDKSDYMVGSYGPRPAEYEFLTPLEEAPKGMLARGTYNIKSKFTDDDKHDHLSWEWNLNIKKEWKD, encoded by the exons ATGGCAGAGCAGGATCCCACCCCGGAACAGCTGGCGGCCATCGCAGCGGCCAACGAGGAAGCGGAGGGCGGGGTCAACTACAAGCCCCCCGCTCAGAAGAGTCTGCAGGAGATCCAGGAGCTGGACAAGGACGACGAGAGCCTGCGCAAGTACAAGGAGGCCCTGCTGGGGAACGCCGCCGCGGTTGCAG ACCCCAATGCTCCCAATGTCCAGGTGACACGCTTGACCCTGATGTGTGAGACGGCGCCGCTGCCCCTGACCCTTGACCTACAGG GAGACCTGGAGTCCTTTAAGAAACAGTCCTTTGTCCTGAAGGAAGGCGTGGAGTACAAGATAAAGATCAGCTTCAAG GTCAACAAGGAGATTGTGTCGGGACTGAAGTATGCCCAGCAGACCTACAGGAAAGGAGTCAAGG ttgACAAGTCAGACTACATGGTGGGGAGCTACGGGCCGCGGCCGGCAGAGTATGAGTTCCTGACCCCTCTGGAGGAGGCCCCTAAAGGCATGCTGGCACGCGGCACCTACAACATCAAGTCCAAGTTCACTGATGACGATAAGCACGACCACCTCTCCTGGGAGTGGAACCTTAATATCAAGAAAGAGTGGAAAGACTGA